The proteins below are encoded in one region of Pseudophryne corroboree isolate aPseCor3 chromosome 8, aPseCor3.hap2, whole genome shotgun sequence:
- the SERTAD1 gene encoding SERTA domain-containing protein 1, which produces MLAKGIKRKFSEVEGEMGSGSEPEMAARSQSSLPAVQSHCLMNISLVKLHRSLHHVEPNLRHLVLVANTLRRLQDNMQAESAVPGVWKTMEDGSRKDYSQTFANESRKPAPEIQGEDTLLSTMDASLYSSISTILEDLNNFEGLSSSPLPQSDDDQLCCPKDISRDGSREESSKLTATSSLLSSSTYLLGDNLEDIFEDIDTSMYDSDPWSNSNLLNFKTLSNMNVAEEKALSDGQDSMLELSDLDYLMDVLVGTPNC; this is translated from the coding sequence ATGTTGGCCAAAGGGATCAAGCGTAAATTTTCAGAGGTGGAGGGGGAGATGGGAAGTGGTTCTGAACCAGAGATGGCAGCGCGGAGCCAGAGCTCGCTGCCTGCGGTGCAGTCCCACTGCTTGATGAATATATCTCTTGTGAAGCTTCATCGCAGTCTGCATCATGTGGAGCCCAACCTGAGGCATCTTGTGCTGGTGGCCAACACTCTGCGTCGCCTTCAAGATAACATGCAGGCAGAATCCGCTGTGCCAGGAGTGTGGAAAACCATGGAAGACGGCTCCAGGAAGGACTACTCCCAAACTTTTGCCAATGAGAGCAGAAAACCAGCCCCAGAAATCCAGGGAGAAGACACCCTACTCTCCACCATGGATGCATCTTTATATTCTTCCATTTCCACCATCCTTGAGGATTTAAACAACTTTGAGGGACTGAGCAGTTCTCCACTTCCCCAGTCAGATGATGACCAGCTTTGTTGCCCAAAGGACATCAGTAGGGATGGGAGCAGAGAAGAATCTAGTAAGCTGACGGCAACGTCAAGCCTCCTAAGCTCCTCCACCTACCTCCTTGGTGATAACCTAGAAGACATTTTTGAAGACATTGATACTTCTATGTATGATAGCGATCCCTGGTCGAACAGCAATCTCTTAAACTTCAAAACATTATCTAATATGAATGTTGCTGAGGAGAAGGCCTTGTCGGATGGACAGGACTCTATGCTAGAACTTAGTGACTTAGACTATCTGATGGATGTTCTGGTGGGAACCCCAAACTGCTGA